A stretch of the Azorhizobium caulinodans ORS 571 genome encodes the following:
- a CDS encoding DoxX family protein, with the protein MAPRATSAWTAGLHRLALLALCAAYIQGPVTKLLDFNGAIAEMVHFGLAPPALFAAGVIVFELVASALVVFGPLRGWAALALGAFTLAATLVALRFWDLPPGMDRAMATNAFFEHLGLAGAFGLVALDSFKIKGGGTSA; encoded by the coding sequence GTGGCGCCCCGCGCCACATCGGCTTGGACGGCGGGCCTTCACCGGCTCGCCCTCCTCGCTCTTTGCGCCGCCTATATCCAGGGGCCGGTGACGAAGCTGCTAGATTTCAACGGCGCCATCGCCGAGATGGTGCATTTCGGCCTCGCGCCGCCGGCCCTGTTTGCGGCCGGCGTCATCGTCTTCGAACTGGTGGCCTCTGCCCTGGTCGTCTTCGGTCCCCTGCGCGGCTGGGCGGCACTGGCGCTCGGCGCCTTCACGCTTGCGGCGACGCTGGTCGCCCTGCGCTTCTGGGACCTGCCCCCCGGCATGGACCGCGCCATGGCGACGAACGCCTTCTTCGAGCACCTTGGCCTTGCGGGTGCGTTCGGCCTCGTCGCCCTCGACAGCTTCAAGATCAAGGGAGGCGGAACGTCCGCATGA
- a CDS encoding two-component system sensor histidine kinase NtrB gives MKAELKPRTSDGEALTRAILDAVPHPVVTLAEDGRILDANVAAETFFQVSVPLLRRRPFAEFVPFGTPLLSLIEQVRERGSSVNEYRVDLGTPRNGGERIVDIHVAPMAERPGHVVVMFQERTIAEKMDRQLTHRGAARSVSALASMLAHEIKNPLSGIRGAAQLLEQSAGDEDRALTRLICDEADRIVKLVDRMEVFSDERPVEREPVNIHAVLEHVRTLASSGFARHIRFIEDYDPSLPPVYANRDQLIQVFLNLVKNAAEAIDSETDGEIHLTTAFRPGVRLTVPGASSKVSLPLEFCVRDNGKGVPEDLVQHLFDPFVTTKPTGSGLGLALVAKIIGDHGGIVECDSQPRRTTFRVLLPMYRSSRSSEDN, from the coding sequence ATGAAGGCGGAACTGAAGCCTCGCACCTCGGACGGCGAGGCCCTGACCCGCGCCATCCTGGATGCGGTGCCGCATCCGGTGGTGACGCTGGCGGAAGACGGCCGCATTCTCGATGCCAATGTGGCCGCCGAGACCTTCTTTCAGGTCAGCGTGCCGCTGCTGCGCCGCCGGCCTTTCGCGGAGTTCGTGCCCTTCGGCACGCCGCTGCTGAGCCTCATCGAGCAGGTGCGCGAGCGCGGTTCCTCGGTGAACGAATATCGCGTCGATCTCGGCACGCCGCGCAATGGCGGTGAGCGCATCGTGGACATCCATGTGGCGCCCATGGCCGAGCGGCCGGGCCATGTGGTGGTGATGTTCCAGGAGCGCACCATCGCCGAGAAGATGGACCGCCAGCTCACCCATCGCGGCGCTGCCCGTTCCGTGAGCGCGCTCGCTTCCATGCTGGCGCACGAGATCAAGAACCCGCTCTCCGGCATCCGCGGCGCCGCCCAGCTTCTGGAGCAGTCGGCGGGCGACGAGGACCGGGCGCTCACACGCCTCATCTGCGACGAGGCGGACCGCATCGTGAAGCTGGTGGACCGCATGGAGGTGTTCTCCGACGAGCGCCCCGTGGAGCGCGAGCCGGTCAATATCCATGCGGTGCTTGAGCATGTGCGCACGCTCGCGTCGTCGGGCTTCGCGCGCCACATCCGCTTCATCGAGGATTACGATCCCTCTCTGCCGCCGGTCTATGCCAACCGCGACCAGCTCATCCAGGTCTTCCTCAATCTGGTGAAGAATGCGGCAGAAGCCATCGACAGCGAGACCGATGGCGAAATCCACCTCACCACCGCCTTCCGTCCCGGCGTGCGCCTCACCGTGCCCGGCGCCTCCTCCAAGGTCAGCCTGCCGCTGGAGTTCTGCGTGCGGGACAATGGCAAGGGCGTGCCGGAGGATCTCGTCCAGCACCTCTTCGATCCCTTCGTGACCACCAAGCCCACCGGCAGTGGCCTCGGCCTTGCATTGGTGGCGAAGATCATCGGCGACCATGGCGGTATCGTCGAATGCGACAGCCAGCCCCGCCGCACCACGTTCCGCGTCCTGCTGCCCATGTACCGCAGCAGCCGGTCTTCAGAGGACAACTGA
- a CDS encoding CinA family protein gives MTDEITERASRVLDVCRAAGLMVATAESCTGGLVVGALTEIAGSSDVVDRGFVTYSNAAKQQMLGVPEAILAAHGAVSEETARAMARGALAASQAQLSVAVTGIAGPGGATETKPVGLVHFAAAKKGGMILHREERFGDIGRAEVRRRSVLVALEMLETLARF, from the coding sequence ATGACCGACGAGATCACCGAACGCGCAAGCCGGGTGCTGGACGTCTGCCGGGCGGCGGGCCTGATGGTGGCCACCGCGGAAAGCTGCACCGGCGGCCTCGTCGTCGGGGCGCTCACCGAGATCGCCGGCTCCTCCGACGTGGTGGACCGGGGCTTCGTCACCTATTCCAACGCCGCCAAACAGCAGATGCTGGGCGTTCCCGAGGCCATCCTCGCCGCCCATGGTGCCGTGAGCGAGGAAACCGCGCGAGCCATGGCGCGCGGCGCCCTCGCTGCCTCGCAGGCGCAGCTCTCCGTGGCCGTCACCGGCATTGCCGGACCCGGCGGCGCCACCGAGACGAAGCCCGTGGGGCTCGTCCATTTCGCTGCCGCCAAGAAGGGCGGCATGATCCTGCACCGGGAAGAGCGTTTCGGCGACATCGGCCGCGCCGAGGTGCGCCGCCGCTCGGTTCTGGTGGCCCTCGAAATGCTGGAAACCCTTGCCCGTTTCTGA
- the dusB gene encoding tRNA dihydrouridine synthase DusB, with translation MDGLISVQTAPFPAFSPLTIGPHRIAAPVLLAPMAGITDAPVRRMALRYGAGLTVSEMVASEALLTGHAEMTLRAEGAGVDIHAVQLAGNEPHWMAEAARLAEASGAAIIDINMGCPAKRVTTGAAGAALLRDLPLATRILEAVRAAISVPVTLKTRLGWDGAEMTAPEIARRAEAIGIAMVTIHGRTRCQFYTGTADWAAIRAVKDAVSIPVIANGDLTQTHDAAAMLAASGADGVMIGRGAQGRPWFPGAVAQHWRTGRAPADPDLAEQRDVLLELYDGWLALYGVELGLRQARKHVGWALEAAAASAGAAPQIAKDARGRILTLEAPDAVIAGIRTFYDQLAWRAAA, from the coding sequence ATGGATGGCCTAATTTCTGTGCAAACCGCTCCCTTTCCTGCCTTTTCGCCGCTGACGATCGGCCCGCACCGCATTGCGGCGCCGGTCCTTCTGGCGCCGATGGCGGGCATCACCGACGCCCCGGTGCGGCGCATGGCGCTGCGCTACGGGGCCGGGCTGACGGTGTCCGAGATGGTGGCGAGCGAGGCCCTGCTCACCGGCCATGCGGAAATGACGCTGCGGGCCGAAGGCGCGGGCGTGGACATCCATGCCGTGCAACTGGCCGGCAACGAGCCGCACTGGATGGCCGAGGCGGCGCGCCTGGCGGAAGCCTCCGGCGCCGCCATCATCGACATCAACATGGGCTGTCCCGCCAAGCGCGTGACCACAGGTGCGGCGGGCGCGGCCCTCCTGCGTGACCTGCCGCTGGCGACCCGGATTCTCGAAGCGGTGCGCGCGGCCATCTCGGTTCCTGTCACGCTGAAGACCCGGCTCGGCTGGGACGGCGCTGAAATGACCGCGCCAGAGATCGCCCGCCGTGCAGAGGCGATCGGCATCGCAATGGTCACCATCCACGGGCGCACCCGCTGCCAGTTCTACACCGGCACCGCCGACTGGGCGGCCATCCGCGCGGTGAAGGACGCCGTCTCCATTCCGGTGATCGCTAATGGCGACCTCACCCAGACGCACGATGCCGCCGCCATGCTGGCCGCTTCCGGCGCGGACGGCGTGATGATCGGGCGCGGGGCGCAGGGGCGGCCCTGGTTCCCGGGCGCCGTCGCCCAGCACTGGAGGACGGGCCGCGCGCCGGCAGACCCCGACCTTGCCGAGCAGCGCGACGTGCTGCTCGAACTCTATGACGGCTGGCTGGCGCTCTATGGCGTCGAGCTCGGCCTGCGGCAGGCCCGCAAGCATGTGGGCTGGGCGCTGGAGGCGGCTGCGGCCTCGGCCGGCGCTGCGCCTCAAATCGCCAAGGATGCGCGTGGCCGCATCCTCACTCTGGAGGCCCCCGACGCTGTGATCGCGGGCATCCGCACCTTTTACGACCAACTCGCCTGGAGGGCGGCCGCATGA
- a CDS encoding MFS transporter, whose product MTEAKPGASGSMFSAFRHSTFTVLWAAAVLGNTGTFMRDVASSWLVTGLSPSPTATALIQAAGTLPIFLLAIPAGVLTDILDRRKFLIGIQIYLGAVSIVLLSLAAAGALTIWSLAGLTFLGGIGAALMAPTWQAIVPELVPKADLKGAVALNSLGINISRAIGPAVGGLLLASAGAAVTYGADVASYVIVGAALLWWKRPAKTEDALTERFTGAFVAGLRYAKNSRELHVVMLRAAVFFTCASSVWALLPLVARRLLGGDAGFYGLLLGAIGLGAIGGALVLSRVRDRLSTDALMLGAALVTAAVMALLALAPPQPVALVLMLALGAAWIVALTTLNSTAQAILPNWVRGRALAIYLTVFNGAMALGSLGWGSVADAVGIPVTLFAGAVLLLVAGLGMHRLPLPKGETDLAPSNHWPEPLLAVEPENDRGPVLVTIEYQIAPEDRVAFLDEAHRLSRERLKDGAYAWGITEDAAAPERLVEWFLLGSWAEHLRQHRRVSNADADIQKRLHRFHRGEAPPVVRHLLGLESA is encoded by the coding sequence ATGACCGAAGCCAAACCCGGCGCCTCCGGCTCCATGTTCTCCGCCTTCCGCCATTCCACCTTCACCGTCCTGTGGGCGGCGGCGGTGCTGGGCAATACCGGCACCTTCATGCGCGACGTGGCGAGTTCCTGGCTCGTCACCGGCCTGTCCCCCTCCCCCACCGCCACCGCGCTCATCCAGGCGGCGGGCACGCTGCCCATCTTCCTGCTGGCCATTCCCGCCGGGGTGCTGACCGACATTCTCGACCGCCGCAAATTCCTTATCGGCATCCAGATCTATCTCGGCGCGGTCAGCATCGTGCTGCTGAGCCTTGCCGCAGCTGGCGCGCTCACCATCTGGTCACTGGCCGGGCTCACCTTTCTCGGCGGCATCGGCGCCGCGCTCATGGCGCCCACCTGGCAGGCCATCGTGCCCGAACTGGTGCCCAAGGCCGATCTCAAGGGCGCGGTGGCCCTGAACTCGCTCGGCATCAACATCTCCCGCGCCATCGGCCCGGCGGTGGGTGGCCTGCTGCTGGCCTCGGCCGGCGCCGCCGTCACCTACGGAGCGGACGTGGCGAGCTATGTGATCGTCGGTGCGGCCCTCCTGTGGTGGAAGCGCCCGGCGAAGACCGAGGATGCACTCACCGAGCGCTTCACCGGCGCCTTCGTGGCCGGTCTGCGCTATGCGAAGAACAGCCGCGAACTGCACGTGGTGATGCTGCGGGCGGCGGTCTTCTTCACCTGCGCCAGTTCCGTCTGGGCGCTGCTTCCTCTGGTGGCCCGCCGGCTGCTGGGCGGCGATGCCGGCTTCTATGGCCTGCTGCTCGGCGCCATCGGCCTCGGCGCCATCGGCGGCGCTCTGGTGCTCTCCCGCGTGCGGGACCGGCTGAGCACCGACGCCCTGATGCTGGGCGCGGCGCTCGTCACCGCCGCCGTCATGGCACTGCTCGCCCTCGCCCCGCCGCAGCCGGTGGCCCTTGTGCTCATGCTGGCGCTGGGCGCGGCCTGGATCGTCGCCCTCACCACCCTCAACAGCACGGCGCAGGCCATCCTGCCCAACTGGGTGCGCGGGCGCGCCCTCGCCATCTATCTCACCGTCTTCAACGGCGCGATGGCGCTGGGTAGCCTCGGCTGGGGCTCGGTGGCCGATGCGGTGGGCATCCCGGTCACCCTGTTCGCGGGGGCCGTGCTGCTCCTGGTGGCCGGCCTCGGCATGCACCGCCTGCCGCTGCCGAAGGGCGAAACGGACCTTGCGCCGTCCAACCACTGGCCCGAGCCTCTGCTGGCGGTGGAACCGGAGAACGACCGCGGTCCGGTGCTGGTGACCATCGAGTACCAGATCGCACCCGAGGATCGTGTCGCCTTCCTTGACGAGGCCCATCGCCTCTCCCGCGAGCGGCTGAAGGACGGCGCCTATGCCTGGGGCATCACGGAGGACGCGGCCGCGCCTGAACGTCTGGTGGAATGGTTCCTTCTCGGCTCGTGGGCGGAGCATCTGCGGCAGCACCGCCGGGTGTCCAATGCGGATGCGGACATCCAGAAGCGCCTGCACCGCTTCCATCGCGGCGAGGCGCCGCCCGTGGTTCGGCA
- a CDS encoding amidohydrolase, producing MTADLILHNGKITTLDRTNPVASAVAIKDGTFLAVGTDAEAMAHAGPTTRKVDLKGRSVLPGLIDNHLHIIRGGLNFNMELRWDGMRSLADAMDMLKRQVAVTPPPQWVRVVGGFTEHQFAEKRLPTIAELNAVAPETPVFILHLYDRALLNAAALRAVGYTKDTPEPPGGEITRDAAGNPTGLLLARPNAAILYATLAKGPKLPFDYQLNSTRHFMRELNRLGVTGAIDAGGGFQNYPDDYAVIQKLADDNQLTIRLAYNLFTQKPKQEKEDFLNWTKTSKYKQGSDYFRHNGAGEMLVFSAADFEDFREPRPDMPPEMEGDLEGVVRILAENRWPWRLHATYDETISRALDVFETVNKDVPLAGLNWFFDHAETISERSIDRIAALGGGIAVQHRMAYQGEYFVERYGAAAAEATPPVARMLDKGVKVSAGTDATRVASYNPWVSLSWLVTGQTVGGLRLYPRHNCLDRETALRMWTEKVTWFSNEEGRKGQIVAGQFADLIVPDRDFFSCPEADIAHMSSDLTIVGGKVVYGAGDFKALDDTPLPPAMPDWSPVRTFKGYAAWGEPEGAGKNSLRMAAACGCANSCGVHGHQHANAWSSRLPVSDLRSFWGALGCACWAV from the coding sequence GTGACCGCCGACCTCATTCTCCACAACGGCAAGATCACCACGCTCGACCGGACCAATCCGGTGGCGAGCGCCGTCGCCATCAAGGACGGCACCTTCCTCGCCGTCGGCACCGATGCCGAGGCCATGGCCCATGCCGGCCCCACGACGCGCAAGGTGGACCTCAAGGGCCGCAGCGTCCTGCCGGGTCTCATCGACAACCACCTGCACATCATCCGCGGCGGCCTGAATTTCAACATGGAGCTGCGGTGGGACGGCATGCGCTCGCTGGCCGACGCCATGGACATGCTGAAGCGGCAGGTGGCCGTGACCCCGCCGCCGCAATGGGTGCGGGTGGTGGGCGGCTTCACCGAGCACCAGTTCGCCGAAAAGCGCCTGCCGACCATCGCGGAGCTGAACGCGGTGGCCCCCGAGACGCCGGTCTTCATCCTGCACCTCTATGACCGTGCCCTGCTCAATGCCGCCGCTTTGCGCGCGGTGGGCTACACGAAGGACACGCCCGAGCCTCCCGGCGGCGAGATCACCCGCGATGCCGCCGGCAATCCCACCGGCCTCCTGCTGGCGCGGCCCAATGCGGCGATCCTCTATGCGACCCTCGCCAAGGGGCCGAAGCTGCCTTTTGACTATCAGCTCAACTCCACCCGCCACTTCATGCGCGAGTTGAACCGCCTCGGCGTCACCGGCGCCATCGATGCGGGCGGCGGCTTCCAGAACTATCCCGACGATTATGCGGTGATCCAGAAGCTCGCCGACGACAACCAGCTCACCATCCGCCTCGCCTACAACCTCTTCACGCAGAAGCCGAAGCAGGAGAAGGAGGACTTCCTCAACTGGACGAAGACCTCCAAGTACAAGCAGGGTAGCGACTATTTCCGCCACAACGGCGCGGGCGAGATGCTGGTCTTCTCCGCCGCCGACTTCGAGGACTTCCGCGAGCCGCGTCCGGACATGCCGCCCGAAATGGAAGGCGACCTCGAGGGCGTGGTCCGCATCCTCGCCGAGAACCGCTGGCCGTGGCGCCTGCACGCCACCTATGACGAGACCATCTCCCGCGCCCTCGACGTGTTCGAGACCGTCAACAAGGACGTGCCGCTCGCGGGACTCAACTGGTTCTTCGACCATGCGGAGACCATTTCCGAGCGCTCCATCGACCGCATCGCGGCGCTCGGCGGCGGCATCGCCGTGCAGCACCGCATGGCCTATCAGGGCGAGTATTTCGTGGAGCGTTACGGCGCCGCCGCCGCCGAGGCGACCCCGCCAGTTGCGCGGATGCTCGACAAGGGCGTGAAGGTCTCCGCCGGCACCGACGCCACCCGTGTCGCCTCCTATAATCCGTGGGTCTCGCTTTCCTGGCTGGTCACCGGCCAGACCGTGGGCGGCCTGCGCCTCTATCCCCGCCACAACTGCCTCGACCGCGAGACGGCCCTGCGCATGTGGACGGAGAAGGTGACGTGGTTCTCCAATGAGGAGGGCCGCAAGGGCCAGATCGTCGCCGGCCAGTTCGCCGACCTCATCGTGCCGGACCGTGACTTCTTCTCCTGCCCGGAGGCGGACATCGCCCATATGTCGTCCGACCTGACGATCGTGGGCGGCAAGGTCGTGTACGGCGCCGGCGACTTCAAGGCGCTGGACGACACCCCGCTGCCGCCCGCCATGCCCGACTGGTCGCCGGTGCGTACCTTCAAGGGCTATGCCGCCTGGGGCGAGCCGGAAGGCGCGGGCAAGAACTCGCTGCGCATGGCGGCCGCCTGCGGCTGTGCCAATTCCTGCGGCGTGCACGGCCACCAGCATGCCAATGCCTGGTCGAGCCGGCTGCCGGTTTCGGACCTGCGCAGCTTCTGGGGCGCCCTCGGCTGCGCCTGCTGGGCGGTGTGA
- a CDS encoding bifunctional 2-C-methyl-D-erythritol 4-phosphate cytidylyltransferase/2-C-methyl-D-erythritol 2,4-cyclodiphosphate synthase, giving the protein MACAVLIVAAGRGTRAGGAVPKQYHRLGGESVLRRTLLRFAECAAIDVIQVVTHPDDAPLYEQAVAGLTKVLPQVAGGATRQQSVRAGLEALAAYGPERVLVQDGARPFTPPEVIARAIAALDGNTAAIPVLPVTDTIKHVDAAGHVTGTVDRAMLRAVQTPQAFRFAELLAAHRAAADARVADLTDDASVMEWAGHTVATFAGDSENVKLTSAEDLARAARMLADLPDVRTGTGFDVHAFGPGDHVMLGGVAIPFDRGLDGHSDADVGLHALTDAVLGALADGDIGAHFPPSDPQWKGATSDRFLAFAIERVRERGGIVAHLDLTLICEAPKVGPHRDAIRAEIARICDLPLGRVSVKATTTEKLGFTGRREGIAAMASATIRLPLEIGA; this is encoded by the coding sequence ATGGCTTGCGCTGTTCTTATCGTCGCTGCGGGCCGCGGCACCAGGGCCGGTGGTGCGGTGCCGAAGCAATACCACAGACTTGGCGGCGAATCTGTGTTGCGGCGCACACTGCTTCGCTTTGCGGAATGCGCAGCCATCGATGTGATTCAGGTGGTCACCCATCCCGACGACGCGCCGCTTTATGAGCAGGCGGTCGCGGGCCTGACCAAAGTGCTGCCGCAGGTGGCAGGTGGCGCCACCCGCCAGCAGTCCGTCCGCGCAGGTCTCGAGGCGCTCGCAGCTTATGGTCCGGAGAGGGTTCTGGTGCAGGACGGCGCCCGCCCCTTCACGCCGCCGGAGGTGATTGCCCGCGCCATCGCCGCGCTGGACGGAAACACCGCCGCCATCCCCGTCCTGCCCGTCACGGACACCATCAAGCACGTGGATGCCGCCGGACACGTGACCGGCACCGTGGACCGCGCCATGCTGCGAGCGGTGCAGACACCCCAGGCTTTCCGATTCGCGGAGCTGCTCGCCGCCCACCGCGCGGCGGCGGACGCCCGGGTGGCCGACCTCACCGACGATGCCTCTGTCATGGAATGGGCGGGGCACACGGTGGCAACCTTTGCCGGAGACAGTGAGAACGTGAAGCTGACCAGCGCCGAAGACCTCGCCCGTGCCGCCCGCATGCTGGCGGACCTGCCCGACGTGCGCACCGGCACCGGCTTCGACGTCCACGCCTTCGGCCCCGGCGACCATGTGATGCTGGGCGGCGTCGCCATCCCCTTTGACAGGGGCCTCGACGGCCATTCGGATGCGGACGTGGGCCTGCACGCGCTCACCGACGCGGTGCTGGGCGCGCTGGCGGATGGCGACATCGGCGCCCATTTCCCGCCCTCCGATCCGCAGTGGAAGGGCGCCACCTCCGACCGCTTCCTCGCCTTCGCCATCGAGCGGGTGCGCGAACGGGGCGGCATCGTCGCCCATCTGGACCTCACGCTGATCTGCGAGGCGCCCAAGGTCGGGCCCCATCGCGATGCCATCCGCGCCGAGATCGCCCGCATCTGCGACCTCCCCCTCGGCCGCGTGAGCGTGAAGGCGACCACCACGGAGAAGCTGGGCTTCACTGGCCGGCGCGAGGGTATCGCCGCCATGGCCTCCGCCACCATCCGCCTGCCGCTGGAGATCGGAGCATGA
- the ntrC gene encoding nitrogen regulation protein NR(I) codes for MPTGSILVADDDAAIRTVLNQALSRAGYEVRSCGNAATLWRWVSQGDGDLVITDVVMPDENAFDLLPRIKKARPDLPVIVMSAQNTFMTAIRASERGAYEYLPKPFDLKELISIVGRALAEPKKAEKLALGSDEQENIPLVGRSAAMQEIYRLLARLMQTDLTVMIAGESGTGKELVARALHDYGKRRNGPFVAINMAAIPRDLIESELFGHEKGSFTGATTRNAGRFEQAEGGTLFLDEIGDMPMEAQTRLLRVLQQGEYTTVGGRTPIKTDVRIIAATNKDLRTLIQQGLFREDLFFRLNVVPLRLPPLRERSEDVPDLVRHFFLQAEREGLPAKQVDSAALDRLKRYRWPGNVRELENLVRRLAALYPQEIITPSIIEAELSEPAPSALSEDGPVDATLGASVERHLNGYFSGFGEDLPPPGLYHRILRDVEYPLLSAALAATRGNQIKAAELLGLNRNTLRKKIRDLDIQVIRTSR; via the coding sequence ATGCCTACCGGAAGCATCCTGGTCGCCGACGACGATGCCGCGATCCGCACCGTGCTCAATCAGGCCCTGTCGCGCGCCGGCTATGAGGTGCGCTCCTGCGGGAACGCCGCCACGCTCTGGCGCTGGGTGAGCCAGGGCGACGGCGATCTCGTCATCACCGACGTGGTGATGCCCGACGAGAACGCCTTCGACCTGCTGCCGCGCATCAAGAAGGCGCGGCCGGACCTGCCGGTCATCGTCATGAGCGCGCAGAACACCTTCATGACCGCCATCCGCGCCTCCGAGCGCGGGGCCTATGAATATCTGCCCAAGCCCTTCGACCTGAAGGAGCTGATCTCCATCGTCGGCCGCGCGCTCGCCGAGCCGAAGAAGGCGGAGAAGCTCGCGCTCGGCTCCGACGAGCAGGAGAATATCCCGCTGGTCGGCCGCTCGGCGGCCATGCAGGAGATCTACCGCCTCCTCGCCCGGCTGATGCAGACCGACCTCACCGTGATGATCGCGGGCGAGAGCGGCACCGGCAAGGAACTGGTGGCCCGCGCGCTGCACGACTATGGCAAGCGCCGCAACGGTCCCTTCGTCGCCATCAACATGGCGGCCATCCCGCGCGACCTCATCGAATCGGAGCTGTTCGGCCACGAGAAGGGCTCGTTCACCGGCGCCACCACCCGCAACGCCGGCCGCTTCGAGCAGGCCGAGGGCGGCACGCTCTTCCTCGACGAGATCGGCGACATGCCCATGGAGGCGCAGACCCGCCTTCTGCGCGTGCTCCAGCAGGGCGAATATACGACGGTGGGCGGGCGCACGCCCATCAAGACCGACGTGCGCATCATCGCCGCCACCAACAAGGACCTGCGGACGCTGATCCAGCAGGGCCTGTTCCGCGAAGACCTGTTCTTCCGCCTGAACGTGGTGCCGCTGCGCCTGCCGCCGCTGCGCGAGCGCTCCGAGGATGTGCCGGATCTGGTGCGCCACTTCTTCCTTCAGGCCGAGCGCGAGGGCCTGCCCGCCAAGCAGGTGGACTCTGCCGCCCTCGACCGGCTGAAGCGCTACCGCTGGCCGGGCAACGTGCGTGAGCTGGAAAACCTCGTGCGCCGCCTCGCCGCGCTTTATCCGCAGGAGATCATCACCCCCTCGATCATCGAGGCGGAACTGTCCGAGCCGGCGCCGAGCGCTTTGTCCGAGGACGGGCCCGTGGACGCGACGCTCGGAGCTTCCGTGGAGCGCCATCTCAACGGGTATTTCTCCGGCTTTGGCGAGGATCTGCCGCCTCCGGGCCTCTATCACCGCATCCTGCGGGACGTGGAATATCCGCTGCTCTCGGCCGCCCTCGCAGCCACGCGGGGCAACCAGATCAAGGCAGCGGAGCTGCTCGGTCTGAACCGCAACACCCTGCGCAAGAAGATTCGGGACCTCGACATCCAGGTGATCCGCACCAGCCGCTGA